In a genomic window of Syngnathus typhle isolate RoL2023-S1 ecotype Sweden linkage group LG4, RoL_Styp_1.0, whole genome shotgun sequence:
- the spg7 gene encoding paraplegin, with protein sequence MAASLLQHHVRLCTKYPGGLAWTWSRRNCHILANRVTVNNVRLRKMLYAMSERTLTGQPEKLIKSILFKPLSPTLAGLSRKLVWNNLLENPVGLVHLLGATCYFSTSESKQTADKKNEAKGKKPEEDEEEKKRREQEDQMYRERLRTLFIIALIMSLLNSINTSGGNISWNDFVNEMLAKGEVSRVQVVPESDIVEIYLHPGAVIFGRPRLALMYRMQVANIDKFEEKLRAAEEELQIDTKDRIPVSYKRTGFFGNALYALGMAAIGVAILWYIFRLAGMGGREGGFSAFNQLKMAKFTIVDGKSGKGVSFKDVAGMHEAKMEVKEFVDYLKNPERYLLLGAKVPKGALLLGPPGCGKTLLAKAVATEAQVPFLAMAGSEFVEVIGGLGAARVRSLFKEARGRAPCIVYIDEIDAVGKKRSTNMSGFSNTEEEQTLNQLLVEMDGMGTTDHVIVLASTNRADILDNALMRPGRLDRHIFIDLPTLQERMEIYEQHLKILKLTQPAGFYSLRLAELTPGFSGADIANICNEAALHAAREGHKSIHTFNFEYAVERVIAGSVKKSKILSKEEQRVVAFHESGHALVGWLLEHTEAVMKVSIAPRTNAALGFAQILPREQYLFTEEQLFQRMCMALGGRAAEAMTFNKVTTGAQDDLRKVTRVAYSMVKQYGMCTSVGQVSFPETEEQGAIGRRPFSQGLQQQMDLEAKMLIARAYRHTEKLLLDNRDKLTLLANALLEREVVNYDDIEALLGPPPHGPKKMIAPQSWVEAQKDKQDTGEDETPPPAHGRNQGDMNPEMA encoded by the exons ATGGCGGCGTCGCTGTTGCAGCATCACGTTCGTCTTTGCACGAAATATCCCGGAGGCTTAGCATGGACGTGGTCAAGGCGAAACTGTCATATATTAGCCAACAGGGTCACTGTCAACAATGTGCGCTTACGAAAGATGTTATATGCAATGTCCGAGAGGACTCTAACTGGACAACCTGAAAAACTAATCAAA AGTATTCTCTTCAAACCATTGAGCCCCACGTTGGCGGGACTCAGCAGGAAATTAGTGTGGAACAACCTTCTTGAAAACCCAGTGGGTCTAGTCCATTTATTAG GGGCAACGTGCTACTTCAGTACATCTGAGTCGAAACAAACAGCAGATAAAAAGAATGAAGCAAAAGGGAAAAAGCCAGAGGAAGATGAAG AGGAAAAGAAACGGCGCGAGCAGGAGGACCAGATGTACCGAGAGCGTCTGCGGACCCTTTTTATCATAGCGCTCATCATGAGCCTGCTCAACTCTATCAACACTAGCGGCGGTAACATCTCTTGGAATGACTTTGTCAATGAGATGTTGGCGAAGGGAGAGGTGTCACGGGTGCAGGTGGTTCCTGAAAGCGACATTGTGGAAATCTACCTTCACCCCGGGGCAGTCATCTTTGGCAGACCT AGGCTTGCGCTCATGTATAGAATGCAAGTCGCCAACATCGACAAATTTGAGGAGAAGCTGAGGGCCGCTGAGGAGGAGCTGCAGATTGACACAAAGGATCGGATACCTGTCTCCTACAAACGCACTGGATTCTTTGGAAA CGCTTTGTACGCTCTCGGCATGGCGGCAATCGGCGTGGCTATCCTCTGGTACATCTTTCGTCTGGCAGGCATGGGTGGCAGAGAAGGAGGCTTCAGTGCATTT AATCAGCTCAAGATGGCCAAATTCACCATCGTGGACGGCAAGTCAGGGAAAGGCGTGAGCTTCAAAGATGTCGCCGGCATGCACGAGGCAAAGATGGAAGTGAAAGAATTTGTTGACTACCTCAAA AATCCCGAACGATACCTCCTCCTGGGCGCCAAGGTACCAAAGGGAGCATTGTTGCTAGGGCCCCCGGGCTGCGGGAAAACGCTGTTGGCAAAGGCCGTTGCCACAGAGGCGCAGGTCCCGTTCCTGGCGATGGCTGGCTCAGAATTTGTGGAGGTCATTGGAG GTCTGGGTGCCGCCAGGGTGAGGAGCCTGTTCAAGGAGGCTCGTGGCCGGGCGCCCTGCATCGTCTACATCGACGAGATTGACGCCGTGGGAAAGAAGCGCTCCACCAACATGTCCGGCTTCTCCAATACGGAGGAGGAGCAGACCCTCAACCAGTTGCTGGTTGAGATGGACG GAATGGGAACAACTGACCATGTGATTGTCCTGGCCTCCACAAACAGAGCGGACATCTTGGACAACGCTCTGATGAGACCCGGCAGATTGGACCGCCACATCTTCATCGATCTTCCCACCTTGCAG GAACGGATGGAAATCTACGAACAGCATCTGAAGATCCTGAAGCTCACTCAACCGGCCGGCTTCTACTCCTTGCGCCTGGCTGAGCTCACGCCTGGCTTTAGCG GTGCCGATATTGCCAACATCTGTAACGAAGCTGCCCTGCATGCTGCCAGAGAGGGACACAAATCAATCCACACCTTTAACTTTGAGTATGCCGTGGAGAGAGTCATTGCAG GAAGCGTGAAGAAGAGTAAGATCCTCTCCAAAGAGGAACAACGGGTGGTCGCCTTCCACGAATCGGGGCACGCGCTGGTCGGGTGGCTGCTTGAGCACACGGAGGCCGTCATGAAG GTGTCGATTGCGCCTCGGACAAACGCGGCGCTGGGATTTGCCCAGATCTTGCCTCGTGAACAGTACCTGTTCACCGAGGAGCAGCTTTTTCAGCGCATGTGCATGGCTCTAGGAGGACGGGCTGCGGAAGCTATGACCTTTAATAAGGTTACAACAG GAGCTCAGGACGACCTGCGCAAGGTGACCCGCGTGGCCTACTCAATGGTGAAGCAGTACGGCATGTGCACAAGTGTCGGCCAGGTGTCCTTCCCCGAAACGGAGGAGCAGGGTGCCATCGGGCGCCGACCCTTCAGCCAAGGCCTCCAGCAGCAGATGGATCTG GAAGCCAAGATGTTGATCGCCCGCGCCTACCGCCATACAGAGAAGCTACTACTGGACAACAGAGACAAGTTGACATTG TTGGCCAATGCTCTGTTAGAGCGGGAGGTGGTGAACTATGACGACATTGAGGCTTTGCTGGGTCCGCCCCCCCACGGGCCAAAGAAGATGATTGCTCCGCAGAGCTGGGTGGAAGCTCAGAAGGACAAGCAAGACACGGGCGAGGACGAAACACCGCCACCCGCGCACGGACGCAACCAAGGCGACATGAATCCCGAGATGGCTTGA
- the cdh15 gene encoding cadherin-15, translating into MARRMLIACVLAAVICQVGSAQRVREIHPWRSQGKGAVVRVKRDWIIPPIRVLENSKQVPENLVQIKSDKIFTGEVIYKLEGPGVDQPPKNFFEIDDKSGVIRSKRPLDREKYTSFSLKAFALSSSGERLENPTTIEIVVLDQNDNRPAFTQKQFTGAVSEFSVPGTSVMSVSATDADDPLTENAFLSYSIIGQESIPANAITKTMFGINNETGTIYTRDVGLDREVVKTFRLMLQVADMGGMGLTSQGVAIIHVSDINNHAPQFHPSSYAMTAVENRINAEIGRVNVTDADDRGTGNWEAKYFISNDPGKNFAVTTDSATNQGILMAVKPLDYEAQKEHIVFLTVENVNPLSDKAPNLPASGAMVVVTVVNENEAPHFREDPIRIVVPESVAPGTLLKSNIAFDPDNSDLRYEISRDPERWLTIDRHTGDISAKRTFNMRSQHVQNNIYVATVKVTDAGGVSTTASVAITLKETNDFPPTPFPLSGAVCRDAGRTASGLLLTAVDHDLPPHAAPFVFEMLDDVSINWTVIRVNDTHAKLQPLVHLEDGEYTVTLLVSDSGKPRFSSYADINVTVCLCDSHGDCKSEAGAVFASSVGISFIALIIIMAAIGLLLLLLLLAVALKSCGRRHRIKKGSGLLVADSEDDIRDNVLNYDEQGGGEEDENAFNIDLLWNPLDAPVTPAPYYPVARGKQPVRRDAPHDLPSPAYPRRPPADPADIQDYISEGLEAADKDPNVPPYDTALIYDYEGEGSLAGSLSSIASASSDEDQDYDYLNDWGPRFHKLANMYDPR; encoded by the exons ATGGCCAGGAGGATGTTGATAGCCTGTGTGCTGGCTGCTGTCatttgtcag GTGGGGAGTGCTCAACGTGTTCGGGAGATCCACCCGTGGAGGAGCCAAGGCAAAGGAGCGGTGGTCAGGGTGAAGAGAGACTGGATCATCCCTCCAATTAGAGTTCTGGAAAACAGCAAGCAGGTCCCAGAAAACCTGGTCCAG ATCAAGTCGGACAAAATCTTCACAGGCGAGGTGATCTATAAGTTGGAAGGCCCGGGCGTGGATCAGCCACCCAAGAATTTCTTTGAGATTGATGACAAGTCGGGAGTCATCAGAAGCAAGCGTCCGCTGGACAGAGAGAAGTACACAAGCTTTAGC TTGAAAGCTTTCGCGCTGTCGTCCAGTGGAGAGAGACTGGAGAACCCTACCACCATTGAAATTGTAGTACTGGACCAGAATGACAACAGACCGGCCTTCACCCAGAAACAGTTCACCGGGGCCGTCTCGGAGTTCTCGGTGCCGG GCACATCGGTCATGTCGGTGTCAGCCACGGATGCGGACGACCCGCTGACGGAAAACGCCTTTCTCAGCTACTCCATCATTGGCCAAGAGAGCATCCCAGCCAACGCCATTACCAAGACCATGTTTGGGATCAACAACGAGACGGGAACCATCTACACCAGAGACGTGGGCCTTGACAGAGAG GTGGTCAAGACCTTCAGGTTAATGTTACAAGTGGCTGACATGGGCGGTATGGGGTTGACCAGCCAAGGTGTGGCCATCATCCACGTGTCCGATATCAACAATCATGCGCCGCAGTTCCACCCCAGCTCG TACGCCATGACGGCAGTAGAGAACAGAATAAACGCCGAGATCGGACGTGTCAACGTGACGGACGCTGACGATCGCGGGACGGGGAACTGGGAGGCCAAATATTTCATCTCCAACGACCCTGGCAAAAACTTTGCCGTCACGACGGACAGCGCCACCAACCAGGGCATTCTGATGGCGGTCAAG CCCCTGGATTACGAGGCCCAGAAGGAGCACATTGTCTTTCTGACAGTGGAGAATGTCAATCCTCTGAGCGACAAGGCTCCCAACTTGCCAGCGAGCGGCGCCATGGTGGTGGTGACGGTCGTCAACGAGAACGAAGCGCCGCATTTCAGGGAGGACCCCATCCGCATTGTCGTTCCTGAATCCGTGGCTCCTGGAACGCTCTTGAAAAGCAACATTGCCTTTGACCCCGATAATTCTGACCTGAG GTACGAGATCAGCAGAGATCCCGAGAGGTGGCTAACCATCGACAGACATACAGGAGACATTTCTGCAAAGAGAACCTTCAACATGCGATCGCAGCATGTTCAAAACAACATCTACGTGGCCACCGTCAAGGTCACAG ATGCTGGCGGCGTGTCCACCACAGCCAGCGTGGCCATCACTTTGAAGGAAACCAACGACTTTCCCCCGACACCCTTCCCGCTCAGCGGCGCCGTGTGCAGGGATGCGGGAAGGACGGCCTCCGGGTTGCTGCTGACCGCTGTGGACCACGACCTCCCTCCGCACGCGGCGCCGTTCGTCTTTGAAATGCTCGACGACGTGTCAATCAACTGGACTGTCATCCGAGTCAACG ACACGCACGCAAAGCTGCAGCCTCTCGTCCACTTGGAGGACGGAGAATACACGGTCACGTTGCTGGTGTCGGATTCTGGAAAGCCGCGCTTCAGCTCTTACGCCGACATCAACGTGACGGTGTGTCTCTGCGACTCGCACGGAGATTGCAAGTCTGAGGCGGGCGCCGTCTTCGCCTCCAGCGTGGGGATCAGCTTCATCGCCCTTATTATTATCATGGCCGCTATTGGCCTCCTTCTCC TGTTGCTGCTCTTGGCCGTGGCGCTCAAGTCGTGCGGCAGACGCCACCGTATCAAGAAAGGAAGCGGTCTGCTTGTGGCCGATTCGGAAGACGACATCAGGGACAATGTCCTCAACTACGACGAACAAGGAGGCGGTGAGGAAGATGAG AACGCCTTTAACATCGACCTGTTGTGGAACCCTCTGGACGCCCCCGTGACCCCGGCGCCGTATTACCCCGTCGCCCGAGGCAAGCAGCCCGTCAGGAGGGACGCGCCGCACGACCTGCCTTCTCCCGCCTACCCTCGGAGGCCCCCGGCGGATCCCGCTGACATCCAGGACTACATCAGTGAG GGTCTGGAGGCGGCAGACAAGGATCCGAACGTGCCGCCGTACGACACAGCCCTGATCTATGACTACGAGGGCGAGGGCTCCCTGGCGGGCAGCCTCAGCTCCATCGCGTCGGCAAGCTCAGATGAGGACCAGGACTACGACTACCTCAACGACTGGGGGCCGCGCTTTCACAAACTGGCCAACATGTATGACCCACGTTAG